Proteins found in one Microbacterium sp. LWS13-1.2 genomic segment:
- a CDS encoding exodeoxyribonuclease III has translation MSRRVRIASVNVNGIRAATRKGMIDWLDAADIDVMALQEVRATEEELRAALPGWEIVNDEALSKGRAGVAVASRVPSIEVRRVLGAAADDAAEVLDSAGRWIEADFDIEGERLIVVSAYVHTGEAETPKQDAKWAFLDAMERRMPQLRTASPLALVMGDLNVGHRELDIRNWKGNVKKAGFLPRERAYFDRFFGEEGTEVTGADGSRGQGLGWVDIGRRFHGDVDGPYTWWSMRGRAFDNDAGWRIDYHLATPELGDRVVDYRVVRAPSWDTRWSDHSPVVADYTLGR, from the coding sequence GTGTCTCGCCGTGTTCGCATCGCCTCTGTCAACGTCAATGGAATCCGCGCCGCCACACGCAAGGGCATGATCGACTGGCTCGATGCCGCCGACATCGACGTGATGGCGCTGCAAGAGGTGCGGGCGACCGAAGAGGAACTGCGTGCGGCCCTCCCGGGATGGGAGATCGTCAACGACGAGGCACTGTCCAAGGGTCGTGCCGGTGTGGCGGTGGCCAGCCGCGTCCCCTCGATCGAGGTGCGACGGGTTCTCGGCGCGGCCGCCGACGACGCCGCCGAGGTGCTCGACAGCGCGGGCCGCTGGATCGAGGCCGACTTCGACATCGAGGGCGAGCGGCTCATCGTGGTCAGCGCCTACGTGCACACCGGCGAGGCCGAGACCCCGAAGCAGGATGCGAAGTGGGCCTTCCTCGACGCGATGGAGAGGCGGATGCCGCAGTTAAGGACCGCGTCGCCGCTGGCGCTCGTGATGGGCGACCTCAACGTCGGCCACCGCGAGCTCGACATCCGCAACTGGAAGGGCAACGTCAAGAAGGCCGGCTTCCTCCCCCGCGAGCGTGCGTACTTCGACCGCTTCTTCGGTGAGGAGGGCACCGAGGTGACCGGTGCCGACGGCTCTCGGGGCCAGGGACTCGGCTGGGTCGACATCGGTCGCCGCTTCCACGGCGACGTCGACGGCCCGTACACCTGGTGGTCGATGCGCGGGCGCGCGTTCGACAACGACGCCGGCTGGCGGATCGACTACCACCTCGCAACGCCCGAGCTCGGCGACCGGGTGGTCGACTACCGCGTCGTGCGGGCGCCGTCGTGGGACACCCGCTGGAGCGATCACTCCCCCGTCGTCGCCGACTACACCCTCGGACGCTGA